From a single Nymphaea colorata isolate Beijing-Zhang1983 chromosome 4, ASM883128v2, whole genome shotgun sequence genomic region:
- the LOC116252961 gene encoding early nodulin-93-like — MAGESSVQASSPLEMKGLGPFDQKLAMAKRCGHEGVVAGARAAVVATVASAVPTLASVRMLPWARRNLNPTAQALIVSLVAGSAFFIVADKTVLTTARKNSFRHHHS, encoded by the exons ATGGCCGGTGAGTCTAGCGTGCAGGCATCGTCTCCTCTGGAGATGAAAGGCCTCGGACCTTTCGACCAGAAGCTTGCTATGGCAAAGCGATGCGGCCATG AGGGCGTGGTTGCAGGAGCAAGAGCCGCAGTGGTTGCAACTGTTGCTAGTGCAGTCCCCACT TTGGCAAGCGTGAGAATGTTGCCATGGGCAAGGCGCAACCTCAACCCCACCGCTCAGGCCCTCATCGTCTCCTTAG TGGCAGGCTCGGCGTTCTTCATAGTTGCAGACAAGACGGTGCTGACCACGGCAAGGAAGAACTCTTTCCGGCACCACCATTCTTGA
- the LOC116252250 gene encoding early nodulin-93-like: protein MAGKSNVQLSSPLEMNGQLGPFDEKLATADRYGHEGVAAGARAAVVAAVASAVPTLASVRMIPWARRNLNPTAQALIVSLVAGSAFFIVADKTVLTTARKNSFGHSHP, encoded by the exons ATGGCCGGCAAGTCTAATGTTCAGCTCTCATCTCCATTGGAGATGAATGGCCAGCTTGGACCATTCGACGAGAAGCTGGCCACGGCAGACCGCTACGGCCATG AGGGAGTGGCAGCAGGAGCAAGAGCAGCTGTGGTTGCAGCTGTTGCTAGTGCTGTACCCACT TTGGCAAGCGTGAGAATGATACCATGGGCAAGGCGCAACCTCAACCCCACCGCTCAGGCCCTCATCGTCTCCTTAG TGGCAGGCTCGGCGTTCTTCATAGTTGCAGACAAGACGGTGCTGACCACGGCAAGGAAGAACTCTTTCGGGCACTCCCATCCTTAG